A part of Candidatus Binatia bacterium genomic DNA contains:
- a CDS encoding N-acetyltransferase, with product MTIRPESPRDVAAIRRVNELAFGRRAEADIVDRLRERARPIVSQVAEDGGEIAGHILISPVTLASRPDLLLMGLAPLAVMPERQRQGIGSALVTAGLEECRSLGAAAVVVLGHAAYYPRFGFRPASLFGLRSEYDVADDVFMALELRDGTLAGVSGTVRYHPALDADAGGSRQQS from the coding sequence ATGACGATCCGCCCCGAGAGCCCGCGCGACGTGGCGGCGATCCGCCGCGTGAACGAGCTCGCCTTCGGACGGCGCGCCGAGGCCGACATCGTGGACCGCCTACGCGAGCGCGCGCGTCCGATCGTCTCGCAAGTCGCGGAGGACGGCGGGGAGATCGCCGGGCACATCCTGATCTCGCCGGTGACGCTCGCGTCGCGGCCGGACCTGCTGCTGATGGGCCTCGCGCCGCTGGCCGTGATGCCGGAGCGCCAGCGGCAGGGAATCGGCAGCGCGCTCGTCACCGCCGGGCTCGAGGAATGCCGCAGCCTCGGCGCCGCCGCGGTCGTCGTGCTCGGGCACGCGGCGTACTATCCGCGCTTCGGCTTCCGGCCCGCGTCGCTCTTCGGTCTACGCTCCGAGTACGACGTCGCGGACGACGTCTTCATGGCGCTCGAGCTTCGCGACGGCACGCTCGCCGGAGTCTCCGGTACCGTGCGCTACCACCCCGCGCTCGACGCGGACGCCGGCGGGTCTCGCCAGCAAAGCTGA